One genomic segment of Photobacterium sp. DA100 includes these proteins:
- a CDS encoding NYN domain-containing protein gives MEKVAIFVDVQNIYYTVKDTYGCNFDYNAFWAEATQGREVVAAYAYAIHRGDEKQRQFQNILRGIGFDVKLKPFIQRSDGSAKGDWDVGITLDVMEHAPDVDRIILLSGDGDFDLLVDKVQSKYGIDVEIYGVPGLTAASLINTAHFFREIEDTLLLKR, from the coding sequence GTGGAAAAAGTCGCTATTTTTGTCGATGTGCAAAACATCTACTACACCGTCAAAGACACCTATGGTTGTAACTTTGATTACAATGCCTTTTGGGCCGAAGCCACCCAAGGCAGAGAGGTTGTCGCGGCTTATGCCTATGCCATTCATCGTGGTGACGAAAAACAACGCCAGTTCCAGAATATCCTTCGAGGTATCGGCTTTGACGTCAAACTCAAACCCTTTATCCAACGCAGTGATGGCTCCGCCAAGGGTGATTGGGATGTCGGGATCACCCTGGACGTTATGGAGCATGCACCGGATGTCGACCGGATCATTCTGCTGTCGGGTGATGGAGACTTTGACCTCTTGGTTGATAAGGTCCAGAGCAAATATGGCATTGACGTTGAGATCTACGGTGTCCCTGGCCTGACGGCAGCCTCGCTGATAAACACGGCACACTTTTTCCGTGAAATTGAAGACACGCTGCTGCTCAAACGGTAG